Proteins from one Listeria innocua genomic window:
- a CDS encoding aldo/keto reductase yields MNLKDTVKLANGVEMPRLGFGVWKVQDGDEAVNSVKWAIEAGYISIDTAAAYKNEEGVGQAIKESGVKREDLFVTTKLWNAEQGYESTLAAFDESLRKLELDYVDLYLIHWPVEGKFKDTWRAFEKLYKDKRVRAIGVCNFHEHHLKELMEDAEIAPMVNQIELHPQLTQEPLRKFCAENNIVVEAWSPLGNGKLLANPEIKAIADAHGKSVAQVILRWDLQIGVVTIPKSVHQERIIQNADIFDFELSDEEVAKISGLNKDERTGPDPDNFNF; encoded by the coding sequence TTGAACTTAAAAGATACAGTAAAACTTGCAAATGGTGTAGAAATGCCCCGTTTAGGATTTGGCGTATGGAAAGTACAAGACGGCGACGAAGCAGTAAATTCTGTTAAATGGGCAATCGAAGCTGGTTACATTAGCATTGATACAGCTGCTGCTTACAAAAATGAAGAAGGTGTTGGTCAAGCGATTAAAGAGTCTGGCGTTAAAAGAGAAGACTTATTCGTAACAACCAAACTTTGGAATGCAGAGCAAGGCTATGAATCTACTCTAGCTGCTTTTGATGAAAGCTTACGTAAACTAGAACTTGATTATGTAGACCTTTATTTAATTCACTGGCCAGTCGAAGGAAAATTCAAAGATACTTGGCGCGCTTTTGAAAAATTATATAAAGATAAACGCGTTCGAGCAATTGGCGTATGTAACTTCCACGAACATCACCTAAAAGAATTAATGGAAGATGCGGAAATCGCTCCAATGGTTAACCAAATTGAATTACATCCGCAATTAACACAAGAACCATTACGTAAATTCTGTGCTGAAAACAACATTGTAGTAGAAGCTTGGTCTCCACTTGGTAACGGTAAACTTCTTGCTAACCCAGAAATTAAAGCAATTGCTGATGCACATGGTAAATCAGTTGCACAAGTTATTCTTCGCTGGGACTTACAAATTGGCGTAGTTACTATTCCAAAATCAGTTCACCAAGAACGTATTATCCAAAATGCCGATATTTTCGACTTCGAATTAAGTGATGAAGAAGTTGCAAAAATCAGCGGATTAAATAAAGATGAAAGAACTGGCCCAGACCCAGATAATTTCAATTTCTAA
- a CDS encoding winged helix DNA-binding domain-containing protein, translating to MERKTIIQKRFINQRLAETTWLSSPEEVVFHFGAMQSQNYGQSLWAVGSRLITPNEQTVKQAIDEGEIIRTWLLRGTIHLFSARDYHWLMDLIAPRIDKICKPYRTKLGLTEDILSKSTEVVKTLVAEHAITRKDLALNLAKHDLPSSGIPFAQLLVYLSSRKIICSGADETFRNTIHIPAPEYTYTREEALKELAKRYIQSHAPATLKDFCFWSGLTVTDAKIALEDFTKEGDFYLSSTIEKSSPVHTVPLAGFDEWIIGYIDRSIVLPEEWHEAIITKNGIFRPAIISAGQVVDKWEKPKKKAELTGDYWNRYIQFRNML from the coding sequence ATGGAGCGAAAAACGATTATTCAAAAGCGGTTCATAAACCAAAGATTAGCTGAGACTACATGGCTTTCGTCCCCTGAAGAAGTAGTGTTTCATTTTGGTGCGATGCAGTCTCAAAATTATGGTCAATCACTTTGGGCAGTTGGAAGTAGATTAATTACTCCAAATGAGCAAACTGTAAAACAAGCGATTGATGAAGGTGAAATTATCCGAACGTGGCTTTTGCGAGGAACAATTCATCTTTTTTCGGCACGTGATTATCACTGGTTGATGGATTTAATTGCCCCGAGGATAGATAAAATTTGTAAGCCATATCGAACTAAATTAGGTTTAACAGAAGACATTCTAAGTAAATCTACGGAGGTTGTAAAAACACTTGTAGCAGAGCATGCGATAACGCGAAAAGACTTAGCTCTGAACTTAGCGAAACATGATTTACCTAGCAGCGGCATCCCGTTTGCGCAGTTATTGGTCTACTTAAGCTCGCGGAAAATTATTTGCTCTGGCGCGGATGAAACCTTTCGAAACACAATTCATATTCCAGCTCCTGAGTACACTTATACCCGAGAAGAAGCGTTGAAAGAATTGGCAAAGCGCTACATACAAAGCCACGCGCCAGCTACTTTAAAAGACTTTTGCTTTTGGTCTGGATTGACCGTTACCGATGCAAAAATAGCTCTAGAAGATTTCACTAAAGAAGGCGACTTTTATTTATCCAGTACAATTGAAAAAAGTAGTCCAGTACACACGGTTCCGCTAGCAGGTTTTGATGAGTGGATTATCGGATACATTGACCGCTCCATCGTTTTACCTGAAGAGTGGCATGAAGCAATTATAACGAAGAATGGGATTTTTAGACCAGCGATTATTTCAGCCGGCCAAGTCGTGGATAAATGGGAAAAACCTAAGAAAAAAGCGGAACTAACTGGGGATTACTGGAACCGTTACATCCAGTTTCGGAATATGCTATAG
- a CDS encoding hydroxymethylglutaryl-CoA reductase, degradative, with the protein MKAFDKFYKKTLEERRAVLAEYADLNEEEQAFLASTGALSLDKANHMIENTVGIYSLPLGLGMNMLLNEKNYIVPMAMEEPSVVAAQSSGAKLIAQNGGMKGTATDRKMIGQIELINVPDVQSAEEEVLANREKLIAIANDAHPSLQKRGGGAVDLQVRTAKTASEETLFIVHLLVDTQEAMGANMVNTMVETLAPELELLTGGTANMRILSNLVDEATATVTCRLSPLSLATKTQSGEWVRDRIIAAYEFADADIYRAATHNKGIMNGIDAVIMAFGNDWRAIEAASHAYAARTGSYKPMSKWSKDQDGYLVGELTLPMPVAFVGGSIGIHPIASLSKKIARVESAKELAMLVCAVGLTQNLAALKALVTEGIQRGHMSLQAKSLAMTAGAEANEIEKVAKFLQESKQMNVMAAKAYIATLRSEK; encoded by the coding sequence ATGAAAGCTTTTGATAAATTTTATAAAAAAACATTAGAAGAACGTCGTGCGGTTTTAGCCGAATATGCTGATTTAAATGAAGAAGAACAAGCCTTTTTAGCTTCCACAGGGGCTCTTTCTCTCGATAAAGCGAACCACATGATTGAAAATACGGTTGGCATATACTCGCTTCCACTCGGGCTAGGAATGAATATGCTATTAAATGAAAAAAATTATATTGTTCCAATGGCAATGGAGGAGCCTTCTGTCGTTGCTGCTCAAAGCTCAGGAGCAAAATTAATCGCGCAAAACGGTGGTATGAAAGGCACTGCGACTGACCGGAAAATGATCGGTCAAATTGAATTAATTAACGTGCCAGATGTCCAATCTGCGGAAGAAGAAGTGCTTGCTAACCGAGAAAAACTCATTGCTATTGCTAATGACGCCCATCCTTCTTTACAAAAAAGAGGCGGCGGGGCTGTTGATCTACAAGTACGTACAGCTAAAACGGCGAGCGAAGAAACTTTATTTATCGTTCATTTACTTGTTGATACCCAAGAAGCAATGGGGGCCAATATGGTAAATACAATGGTAGAAACGTTAGCGCCCGAATTAGAACTTTTAACGGGTGGAACGGCAAATATGCGAATTTTATCCAATTTAGTAGATGAAGCAACCGCAACGGTGACTTGTCGACTTTCCCCTCTAAGTTTAGCGACAAAAACACAAAGTGGCGAGTGGGTACGTGATCGAATTATTGCCGCTTATGAATTTGCAGATGCTGATATTTACCGAGCAGCCACGCACAACAAAGGAATTATGAATGGTATCGATGCAGTTATTATGGCTTTTGGAAATGATTGGCGTGCAATAGAAGCCGCAAGTCATGCCTATGCTGCCCGTACAGGAAGCTATAAGCCCATGTCTAAGTGGTCCAAAGATCAAGACGGATATTTGGTTGGCGAATTAACTTTACCAATGCCAGTCGCCTTTGTAGGAGGTTCTATCGGGATTCATCCGATCGCCAGCCTTTCGAAAAAAATTGCACGAGTAGAATCGGCGAAAGAACTAGCTATGTTAGTATGCGCAGTTGGCTTAACGCAAAATTTAGCCGCTTTAAAGGCACTCGTTACGGAAGGCATCCAGCGTGGACATATGTCGTTACAAGCAAAATCACTGGCAATGACAGCGGGAGCAGAAGCAAATGAAATCGAAAAAGTAGCCAAGTTTTTACAAGAAAGCAAACAAATGAATGTTATGGCAGCGAAAGCATATATCGCTACTTTACGATCTGAAAAATAA
- a CDS encoding Na/Pi cotransporter family protein: MGDINIQQMIFQFIGGLGIFLFGIKYMGDGLQMAAGDRLRDILDKYTTNPFMGVLAGILVTVLIQSSSGTTVLTVGLVSAGFMTLKQAIGVIMGANIGTTVTAFIIGIKLSEYSLPIIAVGAVLLFFFKNHKVKNIGQVFFGFGALFYGLDLMGQGMKPLASMEAFHELTAQMSTNPFLGLLIGTIFTAVVQSSSATIGILQELYGQGAIDLQAALPVLFGDNIGTTITAVLAAIGASVAAKRAAATHVIFNLLGAIIFMLILPLFTSLVAYMQGLFGLNPEMTIAVAHGTFNVTNTFIQFWFIGAFAWLVTKLIPGDDSRIDYKVKHLDTNLIDQSPGIALEMAREETLRMADYAKLGLQEAKEYLVNQEPKHAESTVQVEEAVNNLDRKITEYLTKISSVALTNNETEEHALMLDTVRDIERVGDHMENIVENIDQLIKNKAKMSEEASTQLIEMFELTTSNFERAVKAMHKKDRALAEETILVEKDIDKAERRLRKSHIRRLNEGKCQVVSGILYIDIVSDLERIGDHANNIAESVLELNE; this comes from the coding sequence ATGGGAGACATAAATATTCAGCAGATGATTTTTCAATTTATTGGAGGACTTGGAATTTTTCTTTTCGGCATTAAATACATGGGAGACGGGCTGCAAATGGCAGCTGGAGATAGACTCCGTGACATTTTAGATAAGTACACGACGAATCCTTTTATGGGTGTACTTGCCGGAATTTTAGTTACTGTATTAATTCAAAGTAGCTCAGGTACAACTGTTTTGACGGTCGGGTTAGTAAGTGCCGGGTTTATGACCTTAAAACAAGCAATTGGTGTTATCATGGGGGCGAACATTGGAACAACCGTGACCGCCTTTATTATTGGTATTAAGTTATCCGAGTATTCTTTACCAATAATTGCTGTAGGAGCAGTACTTTTATTCTTCTTTAAAAATCATAAAGTAAAAAATATTGGACAAGTATTCTTTGGATTTGGTGCGTTATTTTATGGACTGGATTTGATGGGACAAGGGATGAAGCCTCTTGCTAGCATGGAAGCTTTTCATGAGTTAACTGCGCAAATGAGTACGAATCCATTCTTAGGTTTGTTAATCGGAACGATCTTTACCGCGGTAGTGCAGTCTTCAAGTGCTACTATCGGGATATTACAAGAGCTATATGGGCAAGGTGCAATTGACCTTCAAGCCGCATTACCAGTTTTATTTGGAGATAATATTGGTACAACGATCACAGCGGTTCTTGCTGCCATTGGAGCTAGTGTTGCTGCTAAACGTGCAGCAGCGACTCATGTTATTTTCAACTTACTCGGCGCAATTATATTCATGTTGATTTTGCCACTTTTCACATCGCTCGTAGCTTATATGCAAGGTTTATTTGGACTAAATCCAGAAATGACCATTGCGGTTGCTCACGGAACGTTTAATGTGACAAATACATTTATTCAATTCTGGTTTATTGGGGCCTTTGCTTGGCTAGTAACAAAACTCATACCAGGAGACGATTCGCGCATTGATTATAAAGTGAAACATCTAGATACAAACTTAATCGATCAGTCACCAGGGATTGCACTTGAAATGGCACGCGAGGAAACACTGCGCATGGCAGATTATGCCAAATTAGGCTTACAAGAAGCAAAAGAATATCTCGTTAATCAGGAGCCAAAACATGCCGAGTCAACTGTTCAGGTTGAAGAAGCAGTAAATAATTTAGACCGAAAAATCACCGAATACTTAACTAAAATTTCTTCGGTTGCTTTAACAAACAATGAAACAGAAGAACATGCGCTGATGCTTGATACCGTTCGTGATATTGAACGGGTGGGCGATCACATGGAGAACATCGTAGAAAATATCGACCAACTGATTAAAAACAAAGCAAAAATGTCCGAAGAAGCTTCCACACAGCTAATCGAAATGTTTGAACTGACAACATCTAATTTCGAACGAGCAGTGAAAGCAATGCACAAAAAAGATCGAGCGCTTGCTGAAGAAACTATTTTGGTTGAAAAAGATATTGATAAAGCAGAACGCAGATTACGTAAAAGTCACATCCGTCGCTTAAATGAAGGCAAATGCCAAGTCGTTAGTGGAATTTTATATATCGATATTGTAAGTGATTTAGAACGAATTGGTGACCATGCAAATAACATTGCAGAGTCTGTTTTAGAATTAAACGAATAA
- the nifJ gene encoding pyruvate:ferredoxin (flavodoxin) oxidoreductase, whose product MRNRKTMDGNTAAAYISYAFTEVAAIYPITPSSTMAELVDEWSSKNKKNLFNEPVKVVEMQSEAGAAGTVHGSLQAGALTSTYTASQGLLLMIPNMYKIAGELLPTVFHVSARTISAASLNIFGDHSDVMAARQTGFAMLAEGSVQEVMDLSAVAHLASLKGSLPFLNFFDGFRTSHELQKVEVLEYDELENLLDKEALQQFRNRAMTPNNPKTLGSNQNPDIFFQQRETVNRYYEEIPSIVQNYMQEINQLRGTDYDLVNYYGAEDATDVIVAMGSVTPVIEQVIDYLTTQGKKVGLLNIRLYRPFPAETFLAKLPKTVERVAVLDRTKEPGSGGEPLLLDVQSVLYDSETRPLVIGGRYGLGSKDVTPDQILGVYSHLTTEKPKPRFTIGITDDITNLSIENTGPSDLTSAKTFQCKFWGFGSDGTVGANKAAIKIIGDNTDLYAQGYFSYDSKKSGGLTVSHLRFGENRIRSAYLIQQADFVSCSTSAYLRSYDLLKGLKPGGTFLLNTIWEGEQLERHLPAAMREYIAKNNIQFYTLNAMRIAGEAGLGRRINTVMQTAFFRVTDILPFEKALADLKASAIATYGKKDMAVAEKNILAMDQTVANLHKVEVPESWANPVLTAEASTATEKPAYVKNILEPVNRLEGDNLTVGDLISNGMVSGAYPPGTAAYEKRGIALEVPEWISENCTMCNECAFVCPHAAIRPILTNEEEMESAPEGFMTREMRGKDGLRYRIQVSPMDCTGCNLCAETCPAKDKALVMKPFEEVAAKENPNWSFAINVKPKKNPGKKNTVPGSQFEQPLLEFSGACAGCGETPYVKLLTQMFGDRMMIANATGCSSIWGASAPATPYTVNDQGHGPAWGNSLLEDNAEYGYGMYLANQTMRKALNNKVTKALANETISEGLREALSDWQNQMDVSEDTRDRAEALQLALLNEMKGNALLESIYRDRELFIKRSQWMIGGDGWAYDIGFGGIDHVLASGEDVNIFVMDNEVYSNTGGQSSKATPTAAIAKFASGGKSVGKKDLGIMAMSYGNIYVAQIAMGASKRQTLKAIEEAEAYPGPSLIIAYTPCINHGISSGMKTMLSETQKAVECGYWSLYRYNPLLEEKGKNPMVMDYKKVDFDQFEDFLKRETRYSALYKANPEVAAKLSEKTRLDAEKRFKRYATMAGLDLEKILKKKEVSEEATKKPVDDDRAARKAAREARRLAREQEK is encoded by the coding sequence ATGCGAAATAGAAAAACGATGGATGGAAATACCGCCGCAGCTTATATTTCTTACGCATTTACAGAAGTTGCAGCAATCTATCCGATTACCCCTTCCTCCACCATGGCTGAACTTGTGGATGAATGGTCTTCAAAAAACAAGAAAAATTTATTCAATGAACCCGTAAAAGTAGTAGAAATGCAATCAGAAGCAGGAGCAGCAGGAACAGTTCACGGCTCACTTCAAGCAGGAGCCTTAACGAGCACATATACAGCGAGTCAAGGTTTACTTTTAATGATTCCGAATATGTACAAAATTGCCGGCGAACTATTACCAACTGTTTTCCATGTTTCTGCAAGAACAATTTCTGCAGCCTCACTTAATATTTTTGGCGATCATAGTGATGTGATGGCAGCGCGCCAAACTGGATTTGCGATGCTTGCAGAAGGTTCCGTGCAAGAAGTAATGGACTTATCTGCCGTTGCCCATCTAGCCTCGTTAAAAGGGAGTTTACCATTTTTAAATTTCTTTGACGGCTTCCGGACGAGCCATGAATTACAAAAAGTCGAAGTGCTCGAATATGACGAATTAGAAAATTTACTTGATAAAGAGGCCTTACAACAATTCAGAAATCGCGCAATGACGCCAAATAATCCTAAAACACTAGGTTCCAACCAAAATCCAGACATCTTTTTCCAACAAAGAGAAACGGTGAATCGTTATTACGAGGAAATCCCTAGTATCGTTCAAAACTACATGCAAGAAATTAATCAGCTTCGTGGCACAGACTATGACTTAGTAAATTACTACGGAGCGGAAGATGCAACAGACGTTATTGTGGCGATGGGCTCTGTAACACCTGTCATCGAACAAGTGATTGATTATTTAACTACCCAAGGCAAAAAAGTAGGGCTATTAAATATTCGTTTATACCGTCCTTTCCCAGCAGAAACTTTCTTAGCAAAACTACCGAAAACAGTGGAACGTGTGGCTGTTTTAGACCGGACAAAAGAACCAGGATCAGGCGGGGAACCACTTTTACTTGATGTACAAAGTGTGCTTTATGATAGTGAAACGCGTCCGCTCGTTATTGGCGGTAGATATGGCTTAGGTTCAAAAGATGTTACACCAGACCAGATTCTTGGTGTTTATTCGCACCTAACGACCGAAAAACCAAAACCGCGCTTTACGATTGGAATTACAGACGACATTACGAACCTTTCCATTGAAAATACTGGACCAAGTGATCTGACTTCAGCAAAAACATTCCAATGTAAATTCTGGGGTTTCGGCTCGGACGGCACAGTTGGCGCGAATAAAGCCGCAATTAAAATCATTGGGGATAATACCGATTTATATGCGCAAGGCTATTTCTCCTATGATTCGAAAAAATCGGGCGGGCTAACCGTTTCGCATTTGCGTTTTGGTGAAAACCGCATTCGTTCTGCCTATTTAATCCAACAAGCTGATTTTGTTTCATGCTCCACCTCGGCCTATTTACGCTCCTATGATTTATTAAAAGGCTTAAAACCAGGCGGAACTTTCTTACTCAATACGATTTGGGAAGGCGAGCAGCTAGAACGCCATTTACCAGCTGCGATGCGCGAATATATTGCGAAAAATAATATTCAATTTTATACATTAAATGCGATGAGAATTGCGGGTGAAGCTGGACTTGGTAGAAGAATTAATACCGTTATGCAAACGGCCTTTTTCCGAGTGACCGATATTTTACCGTTCGAAAAAGCACTGGCTGATTTAAAAGCATCGGCTATCGCTACTTACGGGAAAAAAGATATGGCAGTTGCGGAGAAAAATATTCTCGCGATGGACCAAACAGTTGCTAACTTGCATAAAGTAGAAGTGCCGGAAAGCTGGGCAAATCCAGTTTTAACAGCAGAAGCAAGTACCGCCACTGAAAAACCAGCGTATGTTAAAAATATTCTGGAACCTGTGAACCGTTTAGAAGGGGACAACTTGACTGTTGGTGATTTAATTTCTAACGGTATGGTAAGCGGCGCATATCCTCCAGGGACAGCAGCTTACGAAAAGCGTGGTATCGCACTTGAAGTTCCCGAATGGATTTCTGAAAACTGTACGATGTGTAATGAATGTGCCTTTGTTTGTCCGCATGCAGCAATCCGTCCAATTTTAACGAATGAAGAAGAAATGGAATCTGCACCAGAAGGCTTTATGACACGAGAAATGCGCGGAAAAGATGGACTTCGTTATCGTATTCAAGTTTCACCAATGGATTGTACTGGCTGTAACTTATGTGCGGAAACATGTCCGGCGAAAGATAAAGCGCTCGTAATGAAACCTTTTGAAGAAGTTGCCGCAAAAGAAAATCCGAATTGGTCATTTGCGATTAATGTCAAACCAAAGAAAAATCCTGGTAAGAAAAATACTGTTCCCGGCAGTCAATTTGAACAACCGTTACTTGAGTTCTCAGGAGCTTGCGCAGGTTGTGGTGAAACCCCTTATGTTAAATTATTAACGCAAATGTTTGGCGATCGAATGATGATTGCTAATGCGACTGGCTGTTCCTCGATTTGGGGCGCATCTGCACCAGCAACGCCTTATACTGTGAATGATCAAGGACACGGCCCGGCGTGGGGAAATTCTTTATTAGAAGATAATGCAGAATATGGTTACGGCATGTATTTGGCGAACCAAACGATGCGAAAAGCTTTAAATAATAAAGTCACAAAAGCACTTGCGAATGAAACAATATCAGAAGGCTTACGTGAGGCTCTTTCTGATTGGCAAAATCAAATGGACGTTTCAGAAGACACACGTGACCGAGCAGAAGCTTTGCAACTCGCCCTTTTAAATGAAATGAAAGGAAATGCCTTGCTTGAATCTATTTACCGTGACAGAGAATTATTTATTAAACGGTCGCAGTGGATGATAGGTGGCGATGGTTGGGCTTATGACATCGGATTTGGCGGAATTGACCATGTTTTAGCATCAGGTGAAGATGTGAATATTTTTGTAATGGATAATGAAGTATACTCCAACACAGGCGGTCAATCATCCAAAGCAACCCCAACTGCTGCAATCGCTAAATTTGCTTCTGGTGGAAAATCAGTCGGTAAAAAAGATCTTGGAATCATGGCCATGAGTTACGGTAATATTTATGTTGCTCAAATTGCGATGGGTGCAAGTAAACGCCAAACCTTGAAAGCTATCGAGGAAGCGGAGGCTTATCCAGGTCCATCGTTAATTATCGCTTATACGCCATGTATTAACCACGGGATTTCTAGCGGGATGAAGACGATGCTTAGCGAAACTCAAAAAGCAGTCGAATGCGGATACTGGAGCTTATATCGTTATAATCCTTTACTAGAAGAAAAAGGTAAAAATCCGATGGTTATGGATTATAAAAAAGTGGATTTTGATCAATTTGAAGACTTCTTAAAACGCGAAACACGCTATTCTGCATTATATAAAGCGAATCCAGAAGTAGCAGCTAAATTGTCCGAAAAAACACGCTTAGATGCTGAGAAACGCTTCAAACGCTATGCGACAATGGCAGGTCTTGATTTAGAAAAAATATTGAAGAAAAAAGAAGTATCTGAAGAAGCAACCAAAAAACCAGTAGATGATGACCGCGCAGCAAGAAAAGCAGCTAGAGAAGCTAGAAGATTAGCGCGAGAACAAGAAAAATAA
- a CDS encoding fructose-1,6-bisphosphatase: MENIDMKYLHLLAKQYPTIAKTATEIINLEAIMNLPKGTEHFLSDVHGEYSAFEQVLRNGSGVVKRKIRDIFGDELDDAEINSLSTLIYYPEEKMDLIAEEMDDMHDWYRTTLFRLIELCQYVASKYTRSKVRKAMPEDFAYILEELLHENYNEEDKKMYYEEILQHIISLDRAAEFISALSRLIQQLVVDHLHIVGDVYDRGPYPDKIMDTLMNYHSLDFQWGNHDILWMGAASGSRVCAANVIRISARYLNLDILEDSYGISLRPLALFADEIYKNDPCTYFQPKNEDNLNYSKAEITQIARMHKAISIIQFKLEGEIINRRKEFDMNHRLLLQMIDYKKGTIHLKGKDYQLLDTHFPTIDPNDPYKLTKEEKELIEKITASFKNCRRLQKHVQFLYSKGSMFLTYNGNLLYHGCIPLYEDGTFMEMKLRGENFSGRELLEQFEILTREAYVRKPGTKEKKYACDIVWYLWTGAVSSLFGKSEMTTFERYFIAEKETHKEEKNPYYKLRNEETICKQILEEFGLDGECGHIINGHTPVKEGKGESPIKANTKMLVIDGGFAKAYHKETTLAGYTLLYNSYGLQLVSHQPFTTKEDAIKNETDILSTRQVIEMEINRKRVRDTDIGKNLNEQATDLKMLLEAYRNGSLHENS; this comes from the coding sequence GTGGAAAATATCGATATGAAATATTTACATTTATTAGCCAAACAATATCCTACTATAGCTAAAACGGCCACAGAAATTATTAACCTTGAAGCTATTATGAATCTACCAAAAGGAACGGAACATTTTTTGAGTGATGTGCACGGGGAATATAGCGCTTTTGAACAAGTTTTACGGAATGGATCTGGAGTTGTAAAGCGTAAAATCCGCGATATTTTTGGGGATGAGTTGGATGATGCTGAAATCAATTCTCTTAGTACATTGATTTATTATCCAGAAGAGAAAATGGATTTAATTGCTGAAGAAATGGACGATATGCATGATTGGTATCGCACTACCCTTTTCCGTTTAATCGAACTGTGCCAGTATGTTGCTTCAAAATATACTAGATCGAAAGTAAGAAAAGCCATGCCGGAAGATTTTGCTTACATATTAGAAGAATTGTTACATGAAAACTATAACGAAGAAGATAAAAAAATGTACTATGAAGAAATTTTGCAACATATCATTTCGCTGGATCGTGCAGCTGAATTTATCAGTGCATTATCACGTTTAATTCAACAACTCGTGGTTGATCATTTACACATCGTTGGCGACGTTTATGACAGAGGCCCCTATCCAGATAAAATTATGGATACACTGATGAATTATCACTCACTTGATTTCCAGTGGGGTAATCATGATATTTTATGGATGGGAGCGGCTAGTGGCTCAAGAGTTTGTGCTGCTAACGTCATTCGAATTTCTGCGCGTTACTTAAACTTAGATATTTTAGAAGATAGTTATGGTATTTCTCTTCGCCCACTTGCACTTTTTGCTGATGAAATTTATAAAAATGATCCTTGCACCTATTTCCAACCTAAAAATGAAGATAATTTAAACTATAGTAAAGCTGAAATTACCCAAATTGCGCGAATGCATAAAGCGATTTCGATCATTCAGTTTAAACTAGAGGGTGAGATAATCAATCGACGTAAAGAATTTGATATGAATCATCGTCTGCTTCTACAAATGATTGATTATAAAAAAGGAACCATCCATTTAAAAGGGAAAGATTACCAGTTACTTGATACTCATTTTCCAACGATAGATCCTAATGACCCTTATAAGCTAACAAAAGAAGAAAAGGAGCTTATTGAAAAGATTACGGCATCGTTTAAAAATTGTCGTCGATTACAAAAACATGTTCAATTTCTTTATTCAAAAGGTAGTATGTTTTTAACGTATAATGGCAACTTACTTTATCATGGTTGTATTCCTCTTTATGAAGATGGAACTTTTATGGAAATGAAGCTACGCGGAGAAAACTTTTCTGGACGAGAGCTTTTAGAACAGTTTGAAATTCTTACTCGTGAAGCCTACGTGCGTAAACCTGGAACAAAAGAGAAGAAATATGCTTGTGATATTGTTTGGTATTTATGGACAGGAGCGGTATCTTCGTTATTTGGAAAAAGTGAGATGACTACGTTTGAGCGCTACTTCATTGCGGAAAAAGAAACACACAAAGAAGAAAAAAATCCTTATTATAAACTCCGCAACGAAGAAACAATTTGCAAACAAATCTTGGAGGAATTTGGTCTCGATGGTGAATGTGGACATATTATAAACGGCCATACACCCGTTAAAGAAGGTAAAGGCGAAAGTCCAATTAAAGCAAACACCAAAATGCTCGTGATTGATGGCGGTTTTGCTAAGGCCTATCATAAAGAAACGACGCTTGCTGGTTACACATTACTCTATAATAGTTACGGTTTGCAGTTAGTCAGTCATCAACCGTTTACGACGAAAGAAGATGCGATAAAAAATGAGACCGATATTCTTTCAACGCGACAAGTTATTGAGATGGAAATTAATCGAAAGCGTGTACGAGATACAGATATTGGTAAAAATCTTAATGAACAAGCTACCGATTTAAAAATGCTCCTTGAGGCTTACCGCAATGGTTCGCTTCACGAAAACAGTTAA